A single region of the Undibacterium piscinae genome encodes:
- a CDS encoding HAMP domain-containing histidine kinase yields MRAQPFELGNEEGNIEAHVQFARLESCRELCLDQNYRELTLQMQVLRQGSLSPLHAFLLELLQLYPGVMQEALPNTVLLQRATAQLEAAIALQSSLAQAWVWELMQFLQVAVNLYHPALHSTAMAAELYARCGRDKDVASMHASRCRVMMLCEMYPEVVRLSDALLAQRELLSPARLCGVLNNAATVRYHLALEAGVSLGASPWEAALSLHKECLQVAQAGGLTKMLFFSNANIAILSALLGRPESVRCHMQALAQIPFADSHTPWPYWARLCEALLLCQGAEATQGWLALQRLSRDLAEIDTELHADHLPVQEVVLRMLAVIGRETGRFEEALTASEVHMSLQQRQRRMLSRQLGESVDGVLALPRLQSQNQQLTAHGELLENSLQQRNSELRSALDSLQAEAKVRLAAEVALQQAHDDLEHQVRVRTAELEQAMSLVMRQEKQLALGRMVVGIAHEMNTPLGNARMAASTINEQCLQLIAGLQAGSLRRPELQAALECVTQCGGIADRSLVRASDLVQRFKALAIGQHTETSVKFDVVALIQQLVESWQIRLALENVQLEVQMPAQLCVIAYPNALLQVLDQLLENSVVHGFLHAERGCVNLCVQIEAGQLSILLSDNGCGISDANLPHVFEPFFTTQLGQSGTGLGLSIVNSLVCDLMGGRVQIESKPALGTIIRLSFPVQRLANLS; encoded by the coding sequence ATGCGGGCACAGCCGTTTGAGCTTGGAAATGAGGAAGGAAATATTGAGGCGCATGTGCAGTTTGCGAGGCTGGAAAGTTGTCGTGAGCTTTGCCTGGATCAAAATTACCGGGAACTGACACTGCAGATGCAGGTCTTGCGGCAAGGCTCGCTGAGTCCGTTGCATGCATTTTTGCTGGAATTGCTACAGCTTTATCCTGGTGTGATGCAAGAAGCCTTGCCCAATACCGTCTTATTGCAGCGCGCTACCGCTCAGCTTGAGGCCGCGATCGCGTTGCAATCATCGTTGGCACAGGCCTGGGTGTGGGAGTTAATGCAATTCTTGCAGGTTGCCGTCAATCTGTATCATCCGGCCCTGCATAGCACGGCCATGGCTGCGGAATTATATGCCCGCTGCGGCCGTGACAAAGATGTTGCAAGTATGCATGCCAGCCGCTGTCGCGTCATGATGTTGTGTGAGATGTATCCTGAAGTGGTGCGATTAAGTGATGCTCTTTTGGCGCAGAGGGAGCTCTTAAGCCCGGCCAGATTATGTGGCGTGCTAAATAATGCGGCCACTGTCCGATATCATCTTGCGCTGGAAGCTGGGGTATCGCTGGGTGCTTCGCCTTGGGAGGCCGCTTTATCATTGCATAAAGAGTGCCTTCAGGTCGCGCAGGCGGGCGGTCTCACCAAAATGCTGTTTTTCAGCAACGCGAATATTGCCATTCTCAGTGCCTTGCTTGGCAGGCCTGAAAGCGTGCGGTGCCATATGCAGGCATTGGCGCAAATCCCCTTTGCTGATAGTCATACACCTTGGCCATATTGGGCGCGCTTGTGCGAGGCGCTATTGTTGTGTCAAGGCGCGGAGGCGACACAGGGTTGGCTTGCCTTGCAGCGTCTGTCCCGGGATTTGGCAGAGATAGATACCGAATTACATGCCGATCATTTGCCCGTGCAAGAGGTCGTCTTGCGTATGCTCGCTGTCATAGGGCGAGAGACTGGCCGTTTTGAGGAGGCCTTGACCGCGAGCGAAGTTCACATGAGCTTGCAGCAAAGGCAAAGACGCATGCTCTCCAGGCAATTGGGCGAGAGTGTCGATGGCGTGTTGGCCTTGCCTCGGTTGCAGAGCCAAAATCAGCAGCTTACGGCGCACGGCGAATTACTGGAAAATTCACTGCAGCAGCGCAATAGCGAGTTGCGTAGTGCACTCGATAGTTTGCAAGCCGAGGCCAAGGTTAGGCTGGCTGCGGAAGTCGCGTTACAACAGGCGCATGACGATTTGGAGCATCAGGTCAGAGTCCGTACCGCCGAACTGGAGCAAGCGATGAGCCTGGTGATGCGGCAGGAAAAGCAGTTGGCATTAGGGCGCATGGTGGTCGGTATCGCGCATGAGATGAATACCCCGCTGGGCAATGCCCGCATGGCGGCCAGCACGATCAATGAGCAATGCCTGCAATTGATTGCAGGATTGCAAGCCGGCAGTTTGCGTCGGCCTGAATTGCAGGCAGCCTTGGAATGTGTGACGCAATGCGGCGGTATCGCCGATCGCTCGTTGGTGCGCGCCTCTGATCTGGTGCAACGTTTTAAGGCTCTTGCGATAGGGCAGCATACCGAGACCAGTGTGAAATTTGATGTGGTAGCGCTGATACAGCAGTTGGTCGAGAGTTGGCAAATCCGGCTGGCGTTGGAAAACGTGCAATTGGAAGTGCAGATGCCCGCGCAGTTATGTGTGATCGCCTATCCGAATGCCTTGTTGCAAGTGCTGGATCAACTCTTGGAAAATAGCGTGGTTCATGGCTTTCTTCATGCGGAGCGGGGTTGTGTCAACTTATGCGTACAAATCGAAGCCGGGCAATTAAGCATACTGTTGAGTGACAATGGATGTGGCATTAGTGATGCCAATTTGCCGCATGTGTTCGAGCCGTTCTTTACTACCCAATTGGGGCAGAGTGGTACCGGTCTGGGGCTCAGTATCGTCAATAGCCTGGTTTGCGACTTGATGGGTGGTAGGGTGCAGATAGAAAGTAAGCCCGCTCTGGGTACGATAATCCGTCTGAGTTTTCCGGTGCAGCGTCTGGCGAACCTGAGTTAA